The following DNA comes from Papaver somniferum cultivar HN1 chromosome 4, ASM357369v1, whole genome shotgun sequence.
aactagtactaccatatgagccgatcctatacacatgcaaaaattctgaaattcaaacaacaattattcggcacaaaactaatactaccatacaagccgatcctacgcacatgcaaaatttctgaaattcacaaaacatattcggcacaaaactaacaccgtCAAATAAgtcgatcctaaatataagtctctgtgtcaccaagttcggctcaaaacggatttcagatatacgccgagccgttcaaatgcactttcagggttcaatttcaagaacagctcggcgcacatctaagatttgttttgcgccgaaccataccctgtaaccgccgcagaaacatgattttgacgaattaaatcaatcaaaccaatcaaaaacatcaaatacgagataggtttgtaaaactaaccttcttattctcatttgtggagttggtttttcttcaatctcttcttccggttgattttgtggttgattttgagtttcttcttcactctctaaatcttcttcttcttcaatgggttgttcaatcgctcgattagaacgagatattggcttacggcgaaccattatgtagatgagtttaatcgtcgactaaattttcacgaatcgacgattaaatttccgcgatgatacgatgaaaaaaaaaagaagaagaagggttcggctgttgtggaggaggaagaagaaggggttagggatatgaaactgattttggtttattgattataggtttttgtattagggatagggatagattagtagtaatttagagaatttaagggcatataggtaattgaaccaccccagaggtaccccttataagatcacccaagttaggactagtcctttgtatgccttgaaagttttaggcatTCCCGGATGGAGCTGTTAAATCTGAATAGAATCTCCAATTCTTATTAGGCTGGTCACTCACTACTGATATACTGTCTCTGTCCTCTTTCCAAGCTCCAGTGATAATCCCCATGAAACCTGAGCatctcatcaatcatccaacTCTAATATTATTAGGAAAATGCAAATCCTTAACCACACTGAAAAAAATCCATGCTCAAATGATCACAACAGGTCTAATACTTCATACATTCCCTCTTAGTAGAATCCTTCTCTATTCATCGACTCTTTCATTAACTTACTCTCTCACAATCTTCAACCAAAttataaagccatcaatcttcttATTCAATACTCTTATATCTTCATTTGCTTCtaataaaaatccccaaatttctttctCTCTATACTCTCAAATTCTATCTCATAAAACTCTAAAACCAAATAATTTCACTTACCCATCTCTGTTTAAAGCTTGTGGTTCTCATCCATCATGGCTTCATCATGGTAGAGCTATTCATACTCATGTCTTGAAATTTCTTGAACCCAATACAGTTGATAATTTTGTTCAAGCTTCTTTGGTTAATTTTTACTCTAAGTTTGGTAATTTGGGTTTGTCTAGATGTTTGTTTAATCAAATTAAGAAACCAGATTTAGCTACTTGGAATTCTATCTTATCTGCTTATGCTAATCCAACTACTACAACTTCTGTTGATGAACAGGATACGACTAGTTTATCAATTGAAGTTTTGTGTTTGTTCAATGAAATGTTGTTAGCACAGTGTAGGCCTAATGAAGTCACATTCGTTGCTGTAATTACTGCTTGTGCTAAGTTAGGAGCTTTTACTCAAGGCTCATGGGCTTATTCTTACATATTGAGGAACAATCTTAAGCTAAATCGTTTCGTTGTTACCTCATTGATTGATATGTTTGCGAAATGTGGGTGTCTTGATTTTGCGAAGCAACTGTTCGATCAAATTCCTGAGAAGGATGTATTATGTTATAATGCGATGATTCGGGGATTCGCAGTGCATGGATATGGTCACCAAGCACTTAACCTGTTCAATAAAATGAAAGTCGACAAGGTACAACCGGATGAGGTAACATTTGTAGTTGCGCTGTGTGCTTGTGCACATGTTGGATTGGTTGAGGATGGTTATAATTGTTTTaattccatgaaagatgtttatggGATCGAACCAAAACTTGAGCATTACGCGTGCCTAGTGGACCTCTTGGCTCGTGGTGGGCGTCTTGATGAGGCTCACAGAACGATTTCACTGATGCCAATGAAGCCTAATGTGGTTCTATGGAGGTCTTTACTAGGAGCATCAAGGGTTCATGAAAATTTGGGGTTAGGGGAACTGGCACTGAGAAACTTGATAGAATTAGAACCAAGAACTAGCGGGAACTATGTGCTCTTATCAAATATGTATGCAAAGATAAATAGATGGGATAGTGTAAAGGAAGTGAGAAAGGCGATGAAGAATTTGGGTGTAAGTAAATTGCCTGGTTCTAGTTTGATTGAGATTGATGGAGTCTTGCATGAGTTTTTGATGGGAGATAAAACACACCCAAATTCAAAGGAAATTTATGTGAAGCTTGAAGAGATTAGTAAGAGATTAAATGCATATGGGCATAAGTCAATTATAAACGAAGTTTTGTTTGACATCGAAGAAGAGGAGAAGGAAGGTGCTCTTAGTTATCATAGTGAAAGGCTTGCAATTGCTTTTGCACTTATACAGGCACCTAGTAATTCAAGTGTACCGATTAGAATTATAAAAAATCTTCGGGTTTGTAGCGATTTTCATGAAAGTACTAAGCTTATATCGAAAATATATGGGAGAGGGATAATTGTTAGAGACAGAAATCGGTTTCACCATTTTAAAGACGGGACTTGTTCTTGCTTGGATTACTGGTGAAACTAATTTGTTTAAATGATATTTTATATCAGTAGGTTGTGTTGCGGATAACAGTGATGAGCATGAGTACCGCGACGAAGATGAAACTGGGAGGCCAACACGGATAACAGTGAAACTGGTACTGTTGATAAAAATACAGAAATGATGAAACCTCTCAGGTTTCTGATACGTTAAAAGTCCAGCTCCATGGGGGTGTTAATAATGGTGGAGAACATATAGAATGACTGCAAAGTTCTCATGGATATTTGTGGACAGTTTCATGATCTTGCAGAACTTCTCCGAATTGGAGGAAAGTGTCCAGATACCAGTTACTTGTTTATGGGTGATTATGTGGATCGAGGGTATTATTCTATTAGCGAATTACCATTCTTCGAGGAAACCATGAAAGTCGAAAGATAACACAGGTTTATGGGTTTTACGAGAAATGCCTATGGAGGTATGGCAATGCTAATGTGTGGATAAACCTTCATGGATCTCTTCAACTTGTTTTCATTGACAGCTTCGGTTGAATTGGAAATATTATGTTTGCACTGTGGACTGTCTCCGTCAATACAGACCCTTGAAACATACAGAATTTGTACAGTGTTCGAGAAGTTCCTCACCTGAAGGGCCTATGTGTGACCTCCTATGGTCTGACCCTGATGACTGAAGTGGATGGGGTATTTCACCCCTTGGAGATGGATATACTTTCAGCCAAGACCTATCTGAGCAATTTAACCATGCCAACAATTTAAAGCTGGTTGCAAGAGTGCACAACTTGTCCTGGAGGACTCAACTGGGGACACGAACCAAAAGTGGCTACCAAAATTTAGTGCACCTAACTATTGCTGCCGTTGCGGAATATGGCATATATCTTGGAAGCTAATGACTGCAGAGGCCAGAGGGCACAAATCCATTAAGTTTGAGCCAGCTCTAAGGAGAGGAGAACCAAATGCGACTTAGAGAACTCTTGACTACTTTACTTCAACTAGGCACAAGTTTATTGCTGATCTTGCTTGTTGACCCATTGACCTCAAAATGAGGTGGCTCCATTCCCCATTCTTGTTTAGAGGTCTCTGTATTTTTACCTCCTATGCCTTTGCTCTGGAACTAGTACTAGTTTACTATTGTAATGGGTATCCTTGCGAACAGTGGCAGTGGAGCTGGCAATTCTGCGGCAGCATGTAACATTTTGCAGCAAAAATGAAGCAATCAAGGACAAAGAGGTGCAACTATCCCAGTTTGCCCAACTAACTTCTACAGGTTATTTATACATATTTTTGCACAAAATCACTTACCCATGCCTTTTATTCATATTTTGCCCCACACACATGGTGAGATACCTTCAATCCTGGCCAGGAATTTTTGCAGTCAACACACCACTGTTCTATTGGATTTCTTGGGCTTCCAATCTACTGGAGCCAATGTGACAAACCCGATAAAACGCTTCGTATCCAAACTGGTTCCGTAATTGAACTGACCAAGGAGAACTCTAGTACAACAGGTGTCATAAATATGAGACAGACCGTACACCGAAGTTACAGTATATCACTCCCATTTCTGGCCAAAATAGCGCGAACCCTTAAAAAGTTGAAAAtctcatttcaaatttcaaatctcatttgaaaaccaaaaattttcttttcctttctgcttcttgagagaaagagagagagagtaaaaagctagggtttcagtgaagagGTCGATTTCGAGAAATTTCAATGGCAGAAGTTATTAAAGGGAGTAGTAGAAAACGAAGGGGAAAGACAACAACTGAAGCTTTAAGTACAGataaaagaaagagagaagaggATGATCTAGATCTTAATCTTTCTAGGTAGTACTCTTTCTCTCTTTCAGTAATTTCAATTCTCGGATCTGTTTATGAAAGATCTATTgaataatattttgttttatgattttattttatttttgattttttttcagtgATATTCAAGGAATTATTGCAGCACTGCAAAATATTAGAGAAAAAGCTCATAAAGATGATAAGAAGAAGAGTGAAGAAACGATTGCTAGGTAACATCTCtttttgttttaatgattttcagatctgaaaattGCGACAAAGGGAAAACCGGTTTCGGATTTGATTTTATTTGAAGAATTTAGGGATTTGATGTGTTATAATTTCCTCTTAAGCTTCCAATTCGGTTTGATTTTGTTTATATctgatttttattgaagaaattgtggTGTGATTTTCATGGTTTGAACTTATTTTCTGAATCAGTGTGTCTTCAGAAGTCAAGACAATACTAACTGATGCAAAATCAAAACTCGAGAAAGAACGGTGAGACCTTGAACAATTTTATGTTCTTTAGATCTGATTGTGTATTTGGTTTCGTCACTCTCTCGTAAGTTGTCTTATGATGTTTTCAACTACAGGCAGACTTTTGTGAAGGCACTTTCAAAGAGTTCTAAAGAGGTATAAACAGATAAAATTCTGTTAATGTTTTGGGTTTATAGACAGTTAAATTATGAGTAGAGATCTTGAGTATGCTGGTTCTGGTGGATTATATTTATATGGTTTGCTTGAATTGCAGTGTGAGAACTCTCTCAAGGATGAGTTTGCCAAGTTCCAGTCAGTTTATGAGAAATTTTCTAAGGAGAAAGCAGCACATTTGCAGGCGTTTGAAGGTAACTGTCTTTAAGAATAGGAGATTTCATTTGCTGGTAGATTGTTGTTTGAACTTTGGTAATGTCAAAATTAACATTACAGTAGCAAATGTTTCGCTGGGAAAAAATTATCTTACCAGGAAATCATTGCTGTTCATCTCAAAATGTTAGCCTAACTGGTTCGAAAAATGAGATTCATTAATAACTATGCCACTCATTTTGGAAATCACACTGAATCTTTAACTAGCGGAGTGTACTCGTTGCTTCTGACCAATGTAGTCATCCATTTCAATAAATCTCTTTAGGTAACTAGGTTTGTTCTCAGAACAAGATGACTGATATTCTCGATATAGCTGTAATTGGTATTCTTGAAAGGGTCAAATTAACAGGAAAAGCAAAGTTGCTAAAATGAGTCTCGCACTTTTATGACTATCGACTATTTGATTGGCTTGTGATGAATTTAAACACTTACTCATCAGCTTAACTGTAGACCAGATTTTCTGTTGTTGTCTACCAGTTTACTGGCATTTTTCTTTGCTTAGCTAATTTAAGCATTTTGGTTGCTATAATTACCTCTTTGATAGAAGTGATAGAAAACCAGAATCAATGTGACCTAGGTATAATTGCAAAGAAATCCACTGCTGCAGTGTTTGTGCTACAACCCCACTAGTGCCTTGCATAAAGTGGCTCGAAATGGGAGCACTGATTGTGTATACTTGTACCTACAGAATGATATGCTCTCTAATTGAGAACAAAAACCTGAAACCATTTACTCCACTCTCTAAGTTGGAGACAAGAAGTTGAATTATGATTGTCTTTTTacagatatattctccaaatttgaCAATGAAAAGGAAAAGCTGTACCTTCGTTATGAACAACAGAGTGAGTGACATAATCTTTCTCAATAACTTTAACTCTTTGTTCTGTCTGAACTTTATTCTACATGTTGATTTAGGaaatttattatttatctatGTTGCAGggaagaaagaaaagagtatGTTATCTGAAATGGAGAAAACCTGTGCTGATAAAATCACAGCAGCTGAAGAATctctaaagaagaaaaagaaggtaaCTGAGCATACCACAGAAGCAAATTCTAATGCAAATCTATGTAGAGATCATAGCAGAATTAAATCTTTCATATATTTTCGAAAAGCAGGACGACAAATCTTTCAGCATTTTACGCAAATCTCTCGGCTCATTCCTGGATGGTGCCTCAGATGATGATTTCCCGGCTGATGAATGTATATGAGTTCTGAAAACATCCTGAAAATTCCTCATCCCTAGTTACTTTCAGTAAGTATTAGGTTCTAACTTCTAAATACTCTGGTTTCTTATAGTTCTATTAAAATGTTATAGGACTCCGCTTTTACCATTTTTACATCCCCAAGCTTTAAAAGGTCACTACTCATTTACATGTTATATCTGTAAGACTGTAACTATCTACAAGTATAAGTATTATTACGTACTGAATATGCAACAGTTTAAGTTTCGGTGCATTATGGTATATTGATCCGATTAAAGAGATTTGATATTATGGAGAATAGGAAAACTTAGTAAGATCTTCTCAACAGGTTTGTTAGTGTTTATGAATTCTTCTGAACCTTGGAACTTGGTAGAGCGCCCTCTCTAGCTTCTATTTAATCATTTACCTTACAATCACAGAAGTTATAGTCTATCTGGAACAACCAGCTCACAAACACACATAATTTCCCAGCTAGCCTTCCAAATGCACAGAAAGAGACATGAACCGAAGCTGAACTTAGATGAATGGACAATGGAGATGCAATTACGAACCCCGCTTTAAAGCGCAATTAACAAAGGGAACATAAATCAAATAAGTTAATTAACCCTCTCAATATCATCACGAGTACAGAGGTAACAAACCTTGTCAATTCCTGTTCCCCCAACTGACCAAGTGGCCGCCACTCTTAGGATTCCTCTTGTAGCACCCATTGGCAGCGTTTTTGTTTTTGCCAAgggttttttttatc
Coding sequences within:
- the LOC113275288 gene encoding pentatricopeptide repeat-containing protein At5g43790-like, which gives rise to MKPEHLINHPTLILLGKCKSLTTLKKIHAQMITTGLILHTFPLSRILLYSSTLSLTYSLTIFNQIIKPSIFLFNTLISSFASNKNPQISFSLYSQILSHKTLKPNNFTYPSLFKACGSHPSWLHHGRAIHTHVLKFLEPNTVDNFVQASLVNFYSKFGNLGLSRCLFNQIKKPDLATWNSILSAYANPTTTTSVDEQDTTSLSIEVLCLFNEMLLAQCRPNEVTFVAVITACAKLGAFTQGSWAYSYILRNNLKLNRFVVTSLIDMFAKCGCLDFAKQLFDQIPEKDVLCYNAMIRGFAVHGYGHQALNLFNKMKVDKVQPDEVTFVVALCACAHVGLVEDGYNCFNSMKDVYGIEPKLEHYACLVDLLARGGRLDEAHRTISLMPMKPNVVLWRSLLGASRVHENLGLGELALRNLIELEPRTSGNYVLLSNMYAKINRWDSVKEVRKAMKNLGVSKLPGSSLIEIDGVLHEFLMGDKTHPNSKEIYVKLEEISKRLNAYGHKSIINEVLFDIEEEEKEGALSYHSERLAIAFALIQAPSNSSVPIRIIKNLRVCSDFHESTKLISKIYGRGIIVRDRNRFHHFKDGTCSCLDYW
- the LOC113275290 gene encoding titin homolog, with product MAEVIKGSSRKRRGKTTTEALSTDKRKREEDDLDLNLSSDIQGIIAALQNIREKAHKDDKKKSEETIASVSSEVKTILTDAKSKLEKERQTFVKALSKSSKECENSLKDEFAKFQSVYEKFSKEKAAHLQAFEDIFSKFDNEKEKLYLRYEQQRKKEKSMLSEMEKTCADKITAAEESLKKKKKDDKSFSILRKSLGSFLDGASDDDFPADECI